AGCCAACGAAAGATTCTGCCCTTCAATCAAGGATAAGATAGAAGATACACAGGTTCCAGAAGATGTCAATGGAATATATGAAATAGTTATCAATGGCCTGGATGTTGATGCCGTCAGCACAGCTATGGCTGCAGGTATTAAAGCTGCTGTCAAGATTCCAGGAATAAAAAAGATCACGGCAGGAAATTACGGAGGAAATCTTGGTCCCTACAAATTCAACCTGCACGAAATACTCTAAAAAAACCTCTTTTTCTCCTTTTTCAGTTACAGGCCAATACCTGCAAGACCGGCTGATATAACCTCTCTGGGATCAATTCCTGCAACCTGAATCATTACATATGCTCCCAGAAAAGTCCCAAGAACACTTCCCAGATTGGCAAGTGCCGCCACCAGTATAACCCGGAATAGATTGTTTCCCATCATATCCTGGGTCGTTTCAATATCCATCATGTTCTTAAAGTCAGCAGTTGTAGGATTTCTTTTCCTGGCTTCCACAAGTCCTGCAAACCATCCTGCAGCCATCATTGGATTCAGGGATGTCAGCCATGCCACTGAAAAGGCTGTAATTACTGAATATGGGTGGGCCCTGGCTATGAGTGCACCTGCTGCACTCAGTGTTCCATTAATTATGAACCACCATCCAAATGCAATAAGGATTATATTAAGAGGGGTTCCTGAGAGTATCAGGAGTGCAAATGCAGCAATGGCTATCAATGCAAAAATAATGCCGGATACTTTCATCCAGTTAATTTTTTTTTAGGTTACCACAACCAGCTGTCCTCTTGGTGGAAGGGATTCTGGATCTGAAAGATACCGTTCAATTCCAGCCCTGTGGCCGGCACCAACAACAGCCACTATTTTTCTGCTGCCTCCACCGGCAATATCCAGAAGGTTTGAAGCAATATATGCATCCCTTTCATCAATGAGCACTCTGGCAGTTGTAGGGGATATCTTCCTGAGTTCCTCAATAAGCACATTCACAGTATCCTGACTTGTGATGTCATCCATATCTATATCATCAAGGCGCTTCCCTCCACCAATTCCTACTGCAGCTCCAATAAGAGCACCAAGCATACGTATCTTTTCAAAAAATCCCATTCTGGACCATAAACGGTGAAGGGTTATCTGTACATCCCTGTCCACCAGTGCAAGTCTGGCACCACTTTCCTCAGCTGCTTCTATTGCACTGATCATTTCTGCGCCCGGTTGGATACCTACCTCAGCACCGATCTTTTTCTGAATATATGCAAGAAGCCAGTGGATGAGTAAGAGATAAATCTTGCCTTCACTGAGAACTGTTTTGATAGGAACCTCTGAAACTTCAGGTGCAGTACCTTTCAGGGTCTCATACCGAGACCTGCACAGTTCCACAGCAACAACATCCGGTTTCTCCCTCTCGATGGTTTCGATAACTTCCCTGACACTTTTCTCTGAAACATGAGCAGTTCCCACTATGATAATCTTTGAAGGTTCCTGGTCCTCCTCATCAGTTTCAAGCAGCATCTCATCTGAAAATGTATTGTCCTCTGATCCATGAACAGAAACATCTGATGAATCAGAGGATAGGACACTTTCATCATAAACTGATCCAGAAGTAGATGAGTGCTCCCGACTGATATCAGATTCTCTGTAATTGCTATTGGTATCCATGTATTGCTGCCTAACCTTTTTGAAATTTTATTATTCACGCAGGAATGTAAGTGCACGTACCAGATCTGTACGTGACAGCACCCCAACTACGGAATCATTATCTGTAACTATTACCCTCCCTATATTCTTTCTGGACATCAACTTTATGGCATCAGATGCATCAGCATCCATTGGAAGAGTAATTACCTCGCGGGTCATTATATCTTCAACCCTCATAGCCATACGATCAGCCGGACTGACACCCCGAACATCAGTTAATGTAACAATTCCCACCAGACGATCATTGTCCATTACAGGATATCCCATATGCTTTTTTTCAAACATGAAATTCTGCAACTCATCAACTGTAAAAGAAGAGGGTACTGATATAATTGAATCGGACATTATGTCACCTACTTTCACATTTTCAAGACTCACTGTAGTCGTTGTTGATCTTGCTTCCTCAGATGCACCAATGTAGACAAAAAAGGCAATTATTATCAGCCATGGATTTATCAGCAACCCAATAAGACCCATGAAAATGGCAAACATCTTACCTACACTGGCGGCTTTTTCAGTAGCTTTGACATAGGTCATTTTATTTGCATACCACGCCCTGAGCAATCTGCCTCCATCCATTGGAAAAGCAGGTATGAGATTGAAAATTCCCAGAATAATATTGATTGACCCAAGAATTAACAGGAGCCTGTAAATGGCACCCCCTTCAAAAACAGGTGCTATCACAATGAATATCCAGTTTACTCCAAGTAAAATAATACCAAGAACAATGCTGACAAAGGGACCTGCAAATGCCATTGTTGCCTCCTGTTTTGGCTCCCTGGGTATCTCTTCCATGGACGATACCCCGCCTATGAGCAGGAGTGTAATATCAGATATCTTCACTCCGTATTTCATAGCCACATACGAATGGGCCAGTTCATGTAGCAACACACATGCAAATAGAAGGATGGCTGCCAGAAGTGAAAGTGCATAGTTTAAAATATCCGGTGTGATCCCCTGAAAACCAAAGGGTTCAGGATTGATTGAAAATACAAATGCAAATAATGGCAATATGAGTAAAAAAGATATATGAACCTTGATAGGTATTCCAAGAACAGTTGCTATCTTGACTGATGCTTTCATGGGATATCCATTTCTTTTTAATGCTATTTTAGTTTTGTCTTCAGGCCATGATATTTTACCGGAGCAGGTTAGTTGTTAAATACTTTCACCACGCTAGGATCAGTGATTTATACATACCACTCATAGTATTGACTGACAGATAAAATATGTGGATACACGCCCTTACAAGTTTCAGGGCCAGGTATCCACCATTCATCCCTTTGGTATCTAAATTTGATCAATATGATCAGCTATCCATTCCTGTATCAACATCTTTTACTGCCTTTTCCAGATCCTGCAAAAACAACTCCAGATTGGCAATGGTCAGATGGGGCATCATAACAAGTCTCAGACAGCGGGGGTCTCTTGTTATTGAAACCATCCAACCGTATTTTTCCCGCAAGATCTTCCTAACCAAATCTGCATCTGGAATCCTGAGAGCAACAACATTCATCACCGGTTCGATCAACGGCTCAATACCAATTCTATATGATCCCTCTACAAGCTTTTCTGTAAGGTCCATACAGTAATCCACTACTTCAATATAACCATCTTTTCCC
Above is a genomic segment from Methanosalsum zhilinae DSM 4017 containing:
- a CDS encoding TraB/GumN family protein — protein: MDTNSNYRESDISREHSSTSGSVYDESVLSSDSSDVSVHGSEDNTFSDEMLLETDEEDQEPSKIIIVGTAHVSEKSVREVIETIEREKPDVVAVELCRSRYETLKGTAPEVSEVPIKTVLSEGKIYLLLIHWLLAYIQKKIGAEVGIQPGAEMISAIEAAEESGARLALVDRDVQITLHRLWSRMGFFEKIRMLGALIGAAVGIGGGKRLDDIDMDDITSQDTVNVLIEELRKISPTTARVLIDERDAYIASNLLDIAGGGSRKIVAVVGAGHRAGIERYLSDPESLPPRGQLVVVT
- a CDS encoding CBS domain-containing protein, with the translated sequence MKASVKIATVLGIPIKVHISFLLILPLFAFVFSINPEPFGFQGITPDILNYALSLLAAILLFACVLLHELAHSYVAMKYGVKISDITLLLIGGVSSMEEIPREPKQEATMAFAGPFVSIVLGIILLGVNWIFIVIAPVFEGGAIYRLLLILGSINIILGIFNLIPAFPMDGGRLLRAWYANKMTYVKATEKAASVGKMFAIFMGLIGLLINPWLIIIAFFVYIGASEEARSTTTTVSLENVKVGDIMSDSIISVPSSFTVDELQNFMFEKKHMGYPVMDNDRLVGIVTLTDVRGVSPADRMAMRVEDIMTREVITLPMDADASDAIKLMSRKNIGRVIVTDNDSVVGVLSRTDLVRALTFLRE